AAATTTAAGGAAGAGTGCGTGGTTAGACCTTATTTAGATGGCGTCCATATAAAGTCTTTGAGTGGGGAGGAATGTCTTGGTCTTGAGGTTCCTTTCTTGGAATCAGAAATTAGGGAAGTGGTGTGGAGCTGTGATGGGGCGAAGAGTCCGGGTCCTGATGGTTTAACTTTTCTCTTCTTTAGGAGATGTTGGTCCTTCTTGAAAAGTGATGTTTTGAAGTGCTTGAATGATTTCTATTATGGTGCTATCTTATCAAAATCCAttacttcttcttttcttttgcttATTCCGAAATCTTCCAATCCTTTGTGTCTTGAGGATTATCGACCTATTTGTTTGATCGATTGTATCCATAAAATTATATCAATGATTTTGGCCGGTAGAATTAAGAAGATCCTTTCGTCTATTATATCCGATTGTCAAAGTGCTTTTATTCCGGGTAGGCATATGATTGATGGGGTTCTTGTGGCGAATGAGTTAGTGGATTATTCTTTGAAGGAAGGAAAGGATTGTCTTctttttaaagtggattttgaaaaagcgTATGATAAGGTGAGTTGGAACTTTTTCAGATACATGATGAGGAGGATGGGGTTTGGGGATagatggatgaagtggatggaggctttggttttttctagtaagattTCGGTTCTAGTTAATGGGAGTCCTACTAGGGAATTCGGTGTCGAAAGGGGTCTTCGTCAAGGAGATCCTATTTCTCCCTTTCTTTTTGTCATTGTAGCGGAGGGCTTGAAATGTCTAATTAATAAGGCGGTGGATAATGGTGATTATGTGGGGTGTCACTTGAACGGTAAATGCTTTGTTGAcgttctccaatttgcggatggtACCTTATTGATTGGAGATGGGAGTTGGAAACATCTATGGGCCATTAAAGCGGTTTTAAAAGGGTTTGAATTGGTACCGGCCTCAgtattaattatcataaaagtAAGATTATTGGTATTAACATTAATGCTCATTTTTTGGATGTGGTAACTTCTTTTCTTGCTTGTAGGATGGAGGCGAAAGAATTTAAATTTCTTGGAATTATGATTGGCTCTAATCCTAGAAGGATTTCGTCTTGGAAacctcttttgaataattttaggAGAAAGTTGAAATCTTGGAAAGGAAGGTTTCTTAGCTTTGGAGGGAGAATCACGCTTTTAAAGTCGGTTTTGAGTAGCTTAGCTATCTTCACTTTGTCTTTTTATAAAGCTCCCAAGAAGATAATTGGTGAGATTAATAAATTGCTAAGTAATTTCTTGTGGAGGGTGTGGAGGAGAAGAGGAAAATTCATTGGATTAGTTGGAAAGAGGTTTGTTTGCCTTTAGAGAAAGGTGGCTTTGGCTTGAGGAGTCTTGAAGAATTCAATATCGCGCTTCTTTTGAAATGGAATTGGAGGATCTTGAAAGCCTCTAATTCTTTGTGGTATCGGGTTTTAAAAGCTAGATATGAGAATATTAATTTGAAAGCTTTGGTAGGAGAGCCGAAACACATTCCTCGGGCTAATAGATCAGTGTGGTGGTCGAATATCTTGTCTTTGAGAAAGTATTTACCGAAAGGCTTCTTTGCTAATAACATTAAATTTGAAGTGGGACGTGGGCATTCGATTCCTTTTTGGCATGCCGCTTGGTTAGACGTGGGGATTCTTAAACAAATCTTTCCGGCTTTGTTTTACTCTTCTCTTTTGCAGGATGTTGCTATTTCCGGAATGGGTGGTTGGGTGCTAGGCCAATGGAGGTGGGGTGACCTAGGAGTGCATTCCGGGGCTGGTTCGGAAGCGCGAGAGCTGCTGCCATTTCTCCAACAGTTGCTGCCAGCGTCTCTTCCGTGTGAAACTGGGCCGGATTCGGCTTCTTGGGTGCTGGAGAAGGATGGTTTATTTTCCGTCGCATCTTGCTTCAATGAGATGTCTAAGTTAGCTCAACCGTTTGGTCCGGTAAACCGCTATGATTTCATTTATTCTTTAGTGTGGAAGGTGGAGGTTCCACTTAAAGTTAAAGCCTTTGGATGGAGATGTTTCAAGAATAAGATCCCGACAAAAAATTTGCTTTTGAATCGAGGTATTTCTCTATCTTCCTCGAATATTGGTTGTGTGTTTTGCGAAGAGACTACCGAAAGTTCTAAACATTTGTTATTGGATTGTCGGAAGTCCGAAGCGGTT
The Vicia villosa cultivar HV-30 ecotype Madison, WI linkage group LG6, Vvil1.0, whole genome shotgun sequence genome window above contains:
- the LOC131614114 gene encoding uncharacterized protein LOC131614114, translated to MRWVNDGDINSNFFHHTMKERRNRNHIGSINSNGGLVTSVREVKEAVKVHFENKFKEECVVRPYLDGVHIKSLSGEECLGLEVPFLESEIREVVWSCDGAKSPGPDGLTFLFFRRCWSFLKSDVLKCLNDFYYGAILSKSITSSFLLLIPKSSNPLCLEDYRPICLIDCIHKIISMILAGRIKKILSSIISDCQSAFIPGRHMIDGVLVANELVDYSLKEGKDCLLFKVDFEKAYDKVSWNFFRYMMRRMGFGDRWMKWMEALVFSSKISVLVNGSPTREFGVERGLRQGDPISPFLFVIVAEGLKCLINKAVDNGDYVGCHLNGKCFVDVLQFADGTLLIGDGSWKHLWAIKAVLKGFELGVEEKRKIHWISWKEVCLPLEKGGFGLRSLEEFNIALLLKWNWRILKASNSLWYRVLKARYENINLKALVGEPKHIPRANRSVWWSNILSLRKYLPKGFFANNIKFEVGRGHSIPFWHAAWLDVGILKQIFPALFYSSLLQDVAISGMGGWVLGQWRWGDLGVHSGAGSEARELLPFLQQLLPASLPCETGPDSASWVLEKDGLFSVASCFNEMSKLAQPFGPVNRYDFIYSLVWKVEVPLKVKAFGWRCFKNKIPTKNLLLNRGISLSSSNIGCVFCEETTESSKHLLLDCRKSEAVWNYMASWIGMNYEKPYDVMESYWNWSSFCHKKKVRRGKEGSIWLAIVWSIRLNRNDIIFKNSSCNVIDLVWSCKLLVWRWSFIGKINHPNCNFYEFCKSPLYYLS